Proteins encoded within one genomic window of Candidatus Bipolaricaulota bacterium:
- a CDS encoding thioredoxin family protein: MKTRIASALLVFLVAAAALGFGQVQTPSTVQTGSQTISPTIVVFYAAGCPNCERMEEILDALLVDHPNMTVARYEIDAPGARSLLWKLSSRYKVLATQVPVIFVGDQAIVGAGRAQEFALRTAIDDCATLGCPSPLDYAAVGVPNDFLWLGLFVGMFLLFLLLQR, from the coding sequence TTGAAAACAAGAATCGCATCGGCGTTGCTGGTCTTCCTGGTGGCGGCGGCTGCGTTGGGATTCGGTCAGGTGCAGACTCCGTCCACCGTGCAGACCGGTTCCCAGACCATCTCGCCGACGATCGTCGTATTCTATGCCGCTGGCTGCCCGAATTGCGAGCGGATGGAGGAGATCCTCGACGCCCTCCTCGTCGATCACCCTAACATGACGGTCGCCCGCTACGAGATCGATGCCCCGGGGGCAAGGTCCCTCCTGTGGAAGCTCTCCTCCCGCTACAAGGTCCTGGCGACACAGGTCCCGGTGATATTCGTCGGAGATCAGGCGATCGTCGGTGCAGGAAGGGCGCAGGAGTTCGCCCTGCGAACGGCGATCGACGATTGCGCCACCCTTGGTTGCCCCTCTCCGCTCGATTACGCCGCCGTGGGGGTCCCGAACGACTTCCTGTGGCTCGGGCTGTTCGTCGGGATGTTCCTCCTGTTTCTCCTCTTGCAGCGCTAG
- the ispG gene encoding flavodoxin-dependent (E)-4-hydroxy-3-methylbut-2-enyl-diphosphate synthase, producing MTRRAVNVGGVVIGGEAPIVVQSMTNTDTRDVEATVAQINRLHAAGCEIVRVAVPDQAAADALPAIKERISLPLVADIHFSHRLALAAIEAGVDKLRLNPGNITDPDKIGEVVEAAKAAGIPIRVGANSGSLAPEFRGPHGEATAEGMVESALREVRILEEHGFHDIVISLKGTDVPMTIAAYRMIVREVDYPLHIGITEAGTPWEGAIRSAVGLGILLAEGLGDTVRVSLTGDPVEEVHVAYAILRALGLRQRGITYRVCPTCGRTEIDLLTIAEKVQAELKDVSIPLTVALMGCVVNGIGEASEADVGLVGGAGVGTIYVRGKIAQRNVPEDELPDAVVSAVRALTKEEEYA from the coding sequence GTGACGCGGAGGGCGGTGAACGTTGGTGGTGTGGTGATCGGGGGCGAAGCACCGATCGTCGTGCAATCGATGACCAACACCGACACCCGCGACGTGGAGGCGACCGTCGCCCAGATAAACCGATTGCACGCCGCGGGATGCGAGATCGTGCGCGTCGCGGTTCCGGACCAGGCCGCAGCGGATGCCCTCCCTGCGATCAAGGAGCGGATCTCCCTCCCGCTCGTCGCCGACATCCACTTCAGTCACCGGCTCGCCCTCGCCGCAATCGAAGCCGGGGTCGACAAGCTGCGCCTCAACCCGGGGAACATCACCGACCCGGACAAGATCGGGGAGGTGGTGGAGGCAGCGAAGGCCGCGGGGATCCCGATCCGGGTCGGGGCGAACTCGGGATCGCTCGCCCCCGAGTTCCGCGGCCCGCACGGGGAGGCAACGGCGGAAGGGATGGTGGAGAGCGCCCTGCGCGAGGTGCGCATCCTCGAGGAGCACGGGTTCCACGACATCGTGATCTCGCTGAAAGGGACCGACGTTCCGATGACGATCGCCGCCTACCGCATGATCGTGCGCGAGGTCGACTATCCGCTCCACATCGGGATCACCGAGGCGGGAACCCCGTGGGAGGGGGCGATCCGCTCCGCCGTCGGGCTGGGGATCCTCCTTGCCGAGGGGCTGGGGGACACCGTGCGCGTGTCGCTCACCGGCGACCCGGTGGAGGAGGTGCACGTCGCCTACGCGATCCTGCGCGCCCTCGGGCTGCGGCAGCGCGGGATCACCTATCGCGTCTGCCCGACGTGCGGCCGCACCGAGATCGACCTTCTCACCATCGCGGAGAAGGTGCAGGCGGAACTGAAGGACGTGTCCATCCCGCTCACCGTGGCATTGATGGGCTGCGTGGTAAACGGGATCGGGGAGGCAAGCGAGGCAGATGTTGGCCTCGTCGGCGGAGCGGGCGTGGGCACGATCTACGTGCGCGGAAAGATCGCGCAGCGCAACGTCCCGGAAGACGAGCTTCCCGACGCGGTAGTCAGTGCAGTACGTGCGTTGACGAAGGAGGAGGAATATGCCTGA
- a CDS encoding polyprenyl synthetase family protein: MTEFRDLIVSGLEGALAGTSLLHPVLRYHVGLEDETGARRENLGKLLRPSLVLFTATELGADPRRALPAAVGIELIHNFSLIHDDIQDGDRLRRGRPTVWSLHGIAQGINAGDLMAAIAIREALSAGPQITAALVSATIEMIEGQGLDLSFETREATVDEYMEMIDKKTGALIRGSFTLGGLVAGAEAETLNRLSDLGMALGRAFQIRDDILGIWGNGEVTGKPLGSDIRRRKKSLPVVVGLSRAGGADRTILVETYQKEGLTDADVTAVVTVLERLGAKEIAERMVKEHLGRAEEILAALPFPHKEKMTELIDYLARREK, translated from the coding sequence TTGACGGAGTTCAGGGATCTGATCGTCTCCGGGCTGGAAGGGGCGCTCGCTGGCACCTCCCTCCTGCATCCGGTCCTCCGGTACCACGTCGGTCTGGAGGACGAGACCGGAGCCCGGAGGGAGAACCTGGGAAAGCTCCTGCGCCCGAGCCTCGTCCTGTTCACCGCGACCGAGCTCGGGGCGGATCCGAGGAGAGCCCTCCCCGCTGCGGTCGGGATCGAGCTCATCCACAACTTCTCCCTCATCCACGACGACATCCAAGACGGTGACAGGCTGCGCCGCGGCCGCCCGACCGTGTGGTCCCTGCACGGGATCGCGCAGGGGATAAACGCCGGCGACCTGATGGCGGCGATCGCGATCCGGGAGGCGCTCTCCGCTGGCCCGCAGATCACGGCGGCCCTCGTTTCCGCCACGATCGAGATGATCGAGGGGCAGGGACTCGATCTCTCGTTCGAGACACGGGAAGCGACCGTGGACGAGTACATGGAGATGATCGACAAGAAGACAGGGGCCCTCATTCGGGGCTCGTTCACCCTGGGCGGGCTCGTGGCAGGAGCGGAAGCGGAGACCCTCAATAGGTTGTCCGATCTTGGTATGGCGTTGGGACGGGCATTTCAGATCCGCGACGACATTCTCGGTATCTGGGGGAACGGCGAAGTGACCGGAAAACCCCTCGGTTCGGACATCCGCCGCCGGAAGAAGTCGCTTCCGGTCGTAGTCGGCCTGTCCCGCGCCGGCGGAGCCGATCGCACCATCCTCGTCGAGACGTACCAAAAGGAGGGCCTGACCGACGCCGATGTGACCGCCGTGGTGACGGTGCTCGAGCGGCTCGGAGCGAAGGAAATCGCAGAACGGATGGTGAAGGAGCATCTCGGCAGGGCTGAGGAGATTCTCGCTGCGCTTCCGTTCCCCCATAAGGAGAAGATGACCGAGTTGATAGACTATCTGGCAAGGAGAGAGAAATGA
- a CDS encoding response regulator transcription factor: protein MVLGDDHALVREGIASLLSSSGIEVVGEAGDGRALLRVIRRERPDLALVDISMPILNGIDSIRRLKRISPDTRVIVLSMYADQGYVAHAAQAGAHGYVPKDEAPTRLLAAIAAVAAGKTYFPDGIPELKEEGPSLTEREREVLQLIVEGKRNAEIAQIMSRSLHTVRNHRARLMRKLNAHSAAELVEAAERLGIVRLSPER, encoded by the coding sequence GTGGTGTTAGGAGATGATCATGCCCTCGTGCGCGAGGGGATCGCTTCCCTCCTCTCATCCTCCGGGATCGAGGTCGTGGGGGAGGCGGGGGACGGGCGCGCCCTCCTGCGGGTGATCCGAAGGGAGCGTCCCGACCTCGCCCTCGTCGACATATCGATGCCGATCCTGAACGGGATCGACTCCATCCGGAGGTTGAAGCGGATTTCGCCGGATACGCGGGTGATCGTCCTCTCGATGTACGCGGATCAAGGCTACGTAGCCCACGCGGCCCAAGCCGGGGCGCACGGCTACGTCCCGAAGGACGAGGCTCCCACGCGGCTGCTTGCGGCGATCGCGGCGGTCGCGGCGGGGAAGACCTACTTCCCGGACGGAATTCCAGAGCTGAAGGAAGAGGGGCCGTCCCTGACGGAGCGGGAGCGGGAGGTCCTCCAGCTGATCGTGGAGGGGAAGAGGAACGCGGAGATCGCGCAGATCATGTCGCGCAGCCTCCACACGGTGCGCAACCACCGTGCGCGGCTGATGCGCAAGCTCAACGCCCACTCCGCGGCCGAGCTTGTGGAGGCGGCGGAACGGCTGGGAATAGTGAGGTTATCACCGGAAAGATGA
- a CDS encoding DUF1573 domain-containing protein, translating into MRRILVFAFLATIGLGWIGLAAPKISVDQAVYDFGEVVAGIAVTHTFVLTNVGDAALTITRVRTSCGCTTTALTKTTLAPGESVELTATFDTTHYSGKVGKSVYVESNDPHTPKLVLVLTGTVKRGEPYNISVADLNYLFYILIDLRSPDDYAAAHLFGAINIPYDQLSGWYNRLPKGILIVLYDQDGSLSDKAAQEMIAAGFPQAKSLLGGLNEWMRLYKARFVLTAE; encoded by the coding sequence ATGCGAAGGATACTGGTTTTTGCGTTCTTGGCGACCATCGGACTCGGGTGGATCGGGCTCGCCGCGCCGAAGATATCGGTCGACCAGGCGGTGTACGACTTCGGCGAGGTGGTCGCCGGAATTGCGGTTACCCATACGTTCGTCCTCACCAACGTCGGGGACGCCGCGCTCACCATCACTCGGGTGCGGACGAGCTGCGGCTGCACGACGACCGCCCTCACCAAAACGACCCTCGCGCCAGGAGAGTCGGTGGAACTGACCGCGACGTTCGACACCACCCATTACAGCGGGAAGGTGGGTAAGAGCGTCTATGTGGAATCGAACGACCCGCATACCCCGAAGCTCGTGTTGGTCTTGACCGGGACAGTGAAGCGGGGTGAACCATACAACATCTCCGTTGCTGATCTGAATTACCTGTTCTACATCCTGATCGATCTGCGCAGTCCGGATGACTACGCCGCGGCTCACCTGTTCGGGGCGATCAACATCCCGTACGATCAGCTCTCCGGCTGGTACAACCGGCTTCCAAAAGGGATCCTCATCGTCCTGTACGATCAGGACGGCTCCCTCTCCGACAAAGCAGCGCAGGAGATGATCGCCGCCGGGTTCCCACAGGCGAAGAGCCTTCTCGGCGGACTGAACGAGTGGATGCGCTTGTACAAAGCAAGGTTCGTCCTCACCGCGGAATAG
- a CDS encoding DUF3467 domain-containing protein, which yields MRITADNETRRGNYSNLALISHRKEEFIIDFLFVDPQTQTPEADQALLVSRIILNPGHMKRLYGAIGENIAKYEKNFGKIVIPPTLK from the coding sequence ATGCGGATTACTGCGGACAACGAAACGCGACGGGGGAACTATTCGAACCTCGCCCTCATCTCTCACCGCAAGGAGGAGTTCATCATCGACTTTCTGTTCGTCGATCCCCAGACGCAGACCCCGGAGGCCGATCAAGCCCTCCTCGTGTCGCGGATCATCCTCAACCCCGGGCACATGAAGCGGCTGTACGGTGCTATCGGGGAGAACATCGCAAAATACGAGAAAAACTTCGGAAAGATCGTCATCCCGCCGACCCTCAAGTAA
- a CDS encoding sensor histidine kinase — protein sequence MVSDPDFAELKATVIKTVMARRITLGAFSAIALIVILLTKISYLNPLFYAPLVWFLLTFPFKYLIERQTNPTGLHWAHAGFFIAEIVLITALIHLMGGSEWIGVIFYVFTVIYANFFLPELQGYLITGLVVLLYSSLVILEYFGVIPHRSLFPPYEAPYRNLAYNLTTILAGAAGVYGALSYTVRAFTEIYARKNRALRARERELSKLSQRILSAQDEERRRIARVLHDELGQTLAAVKLELAAGGDVTRAQGLIDRAISQTRDLAHSLRPPLLDDLGLGPSLRRLGRMVEEAGNVDVRVRVEITERLPQEHEGLLFSAAQEALRNIEAHAQARHVEIAVEQREGAIVLVVTDDGIGFDHAAVPGLGLRGIRERVEGIGGRMSVSSRPGEGTRLEVEVPYAGDKNRDRR from the coding sequence ATGGTCTCCGATCCGGACTTCGCCGAGCTGAAGGCGACCGTCATCAAGACGGTGATGGCGCGGAGGATCACCCTCGGGGCATTCTCCGCGATCGCCCTCATCGTCATCTTACTGACCAAGATCAGCTATCTGAACCCGCTGTTCTACGCCCCCCTCGTCTGGTTCCTCCTCACCTTCCCGTTCAAGTACCTGATCGAGCGGCAGACGAACCCTACCGGCCTTCATTGGGCGCACGCCGGGTTCTTCATCGCTGAGATCGTCCTGATCACTGCACTGATCCACTTGATGGGGGGGAGCGAGTGGATCGGGGTCATCTTCTATGTATTCACCGTTATCTACGCAAACTTCTTCCTCCCCGAGCTGCAGGGGTACCTGATCACCGGTCTTGTGGTTCTCCTCTACTCCAGCCTGGTGATCCTCGAGTATTTCGGCGTGATTCCACATCGTTCCTTGTTCCCGCCCTATGAGGCCCCGTACCGGAACCTGGCCTACAACCTGACCACGATCCTTGCCGGGGCGGCCGGGGTGTACGGGGCGCTCTCCTATACGGTGCGTGCGTTCACCGAGATCTACGCCCGGAAGAACAGGGCCCTCCGCGCCCGCGAGCGGGAGCTCTCCAAGCTCTCCCAGCGGATCCTCTCCGCCCAGGATGAGGAGCGCCGCCGGATCGCGCGTGTGCTCCACGACGAGCTCGGCCAGACCCTCGCTGCGGTCAAGCTCGAGCTCGCTGCCGGGGGGGATGTCACTCGGGCCCAAGGACTGATCGATCGGGCGATCTCTCAGACGCGCGACCTCGCCCACTCCCTCCGCCCTCCCCTCCTCGACGACCTCGGGCTCGGCCCGTCGCTCCGCCGGCTCGGCAGGATGGTGGAGGAGGCGGGAAATGTGGATGTGAGGGTGCGCGTTGAGATCACCGAGCGGCTTCCCCAGGAGCACGAGGGGCTCCTCTTCTCCGCCGCCCAGGAGGCGCTCCGGAACATCGAGGCGCACGCGCAGGCGCGGCACGTCGAGATCGCGGTGGAGCAGCGGGAGGGGGCGATCGTCCTCGTTGTCACCGACGACGGAATCGGGTTCGACCATGCCGCCGTCCCCGGCCTCGGCCTGCGCGGGATCAGGGAGCGGGTGGAGGGGATCGGGGGGAGGATGTCGGTATCCTCCCGACCCGGGGAAGGGACGCGGCTCGAGGTGGAGGTCCCGTATGCCGGGGATAAGAATCGCGATCGTCGATGA
- the hpnH gene encoding adenosyl-hopene transferase HpnH, whose protein sequence is MKRPLKLDLTMARYIMAQKAKGRKYFPFVTMLEPLEACNLHCIGCGRVEEYKSVLGRRLTVEQSLEAVHASGAPIVSIAGGEPLLHPQIGEIVKAIIAEKRFIYLCTNGLLLQEKLDLFKPTPYFSFVVHLDGTEKIHDYVTQRKGTYATAIAGLKEAIKRGFRVNTNTTLFHGSDVEDLHKLFALLTELGVEGLMVSPGYAYKDVSDRELFLERQESIEVFRKVLDPTKGFPFYNNPLYLDFLRGERDYPCAAWTTPTYTVLGWRKPCYILADEHVEDVNELFDPKLWERYGPGKDRRCTNCMMHSGFEGASILEALSKPRDLLTLARGERGG, encoded by the coding sequence ATGAAACGACCACTTAAGTTGGATCTGACGATGGCGCGGTATATCATGGCGCAGAAGGCGAAGGGGAGGAAGTACTTCCCGTTCGTCACGATGCTCGAACCACTCGAGGCGTGCAACCTCCACTGCATCGGGTGCGGAAGAGTAGAGGAGTACAAGAGCGTCCTCGGCCGGCGCCTGACGGTAGAGCAGTCGCTGGAGGCGGTGCACGCCTCCGGGGCACCGATCGTATCGATCGCCGGCGGCGAACCGCTCCTCCATCCCCAGATCGGGGAGATCGTAAAGGCGATCATCGCCGAGAAGCGGTTCATCTACCTGTGCACGAACGGGCTGCTCCTCCAGGAGAAGCTCGACCTGTTCAAGCCGACCCCCTACTTCTCGTTCGTCGTCCACCTGGACGGGACGGAGAAGATCCACGACTACGTGACGCAGCGGAAGGGGACGTACGCCACGGCGATCGCTGGGCTCAAGGAGGCGATCAAACGCGGGTTCCGGGTGAACACGAACACGACCCTGTTCCACGGATCCGACGTCGAGGACCTGCACAAGCTGTTCGCGCTCCTCACCGAGCTTGGGGTGGAGGGGTTGATGGTCTCCCCGGGCTACGCGTACAAGGACGTCTCCGACCGCGAGCTCTTCCTCGAGCGGCAGGAATCGATCGAGGTGTTCCGCAAGGTCCTCGATCCGACCAAGGGGTTCCCGTTCTACAACAACCCGCTGTATCTCGACTTCCTCCGCGGGGAGCGGGATTACCCGTGCGCTGCGTGGACGACTCCGACCTACACCGTGCTCGGATGGCGGAAGCCGTGCTACATCCTCGCCGACGAGCACGTGGAGGACGTGAACGAGCTGTTCGATCCTAAGCTGTGGGAGAGATACGGGCCGGGCAAGGATCGCCGGTGCACGAACTGCATGATGCACTCCGGGTTCGAGGGGGCGAGCATCCTCGAGGCCCTGTCCAAGCCGCGCGACCTGTTGACTCTGGCGCGGGGTGAGCGGGGGGGATGA
- a CDS encoding winged helix-turn-helix transcriptional regulator yields MKDWSEAFSALGNPERLRLFLLLVHQDEAGGLCVCELVEALGIPQYRVSKHLGALRRAGLITNVRTGRWAYYSVACSQPAKDLSTFLRKALPASKVAAELEQLRESLSLRVNGRCVSEKRRGRGEDT; encoded by the coding sequence ATGAAAGATTGGAGCGAGGCGTTTAGTGCGCTCGGAAATCCTGAGCGCCTGCGCCTCTTCCTTCTTCTCGTTCACCAGGATGAAGCAGGGGGGCTCTGCGTGTGCGAATTGGTGGAGGCGCTGGGGATCCCGCAGTACCGGGTCTCCAAGCACCTGGGAGCGCTGCGCCGAGCTGGATTGATCACGAACGTCCGCACAGGAAGGTGGGCGTATTACAGCGTGGCGTGCTCGCAGCCGGCCAAGGACCTCTCGACTTTCCTCCGGAAGGCGCTCCCCGCTTCGAAGGTCGCCGCTGAACTCGAACAGCTGAGGGAGAGCCTCTCTTTGCGGGTGAACGGGCGCTGCGTCTCGGAGAAGAGGCGGGGAAGGGGCGAAGATACCTGA
- a CDS encoding response regulator transcription factor gives MPGIRIAIVDDHALVRAGLVRLLSARYDVIGEAADAASALALVRRASPDLLLLDLSLPDRDGLSAIPDLIAASPNTRILVLTMYDEPEYAAAAVAAGACGLVSKSASADTLYAAIDAAVKGTLERPSFGLTEREQDVLSLLGEGKEDAEIAALLGISPRTVANHCARLMEKLGIHTRAGLIAHARRIRLEARD, from the coding sequence ATGCCGGGGATAAGAATCGCGATCGTCGATGACCATGCCCTCGTCCGCGCTGGATTGGTCCGGCTCCTCTCCGCCCGCTACGACGTGATCGGAGAGGCGGCCGACGCCGCGTCCGCGCTCGCGCTCGTCCGCCGTGCGTCCCCCGATCTTCTCCTCCTCGACCTCTCCCTCCCCGACCGCGACGGGCTGAGCGCGATTCCCGACCTCATCGCTGCTTCCCCGAACACGAGAATCCTCGTCCTCACGATGTACGACGAGCCGGAGTACGCCGCCGCGGCCGTCGCCGCCGGGGCGTGTGGGCTCGTCTCCAAGTCAGCCTCGGCCGACACCCTGTATGCGGCGATCGACGCGGCGGTGAAGGGGACCCTGGAACGGCCGAGCTTCGGGTTGACCGAGCGGGAGCAGGACGTCCTTTCCCTCCTCGGAGAGGGAAAGGAGGATGCCGAGATCGCGGCGCTCCTCGGGATCAGCCCGCGGACGGTCGCCAACCACTGCGCCCGGCTGATGGAGAAGCTCGGGATCCACACCCGTGCCGGCCTGATCGCGCATGCCAGGAGGATCAGGCTCGAAGCGCGGGATTGA